A single region of the Actinoplanes sp. SE50/110 genome encodes:
- a CDS encoding mannosyltransferase family protein: MATTSPSKAAPAVTDTPEPPAAPQTLWEKAGGGPGVAVAVGLLALTRVGQLLMIWWLGGASTSHGGVWQRLLVWDGGWFLRVANNGYPHGYTYDENHVLQANELAFFPLYPSLIRAVSALGVAPGTAAVAVAWLASIGAAVALHLLGTTLYGKRAGWALVAICCSAPVSVVLSMAYSESLFLALVAGMLAAAHRRAWLPAAVLGLGAALTRPTGAAAAIALAVAAVMALRDEPNRIKPLAAAATALAGVPLFLGWVGWRVGDWTAWFKIQTAGWGTSFDYGRSTVRFLHDTFTSGDGWVQVSVGLILLVALAAAGVALAQKPWPPLAVYGVVAMILVYGQAGFYHSKPRLLLPVLLTLLPAVLAAARARPRVAILSITAWAAFGLWYGAYLITVWPYTM, from the coding sequence ATGGCGACGACAAGCCCGAGTAAGGCGGCGCCGGCCGTGACGGACACCCCGGAGCCGCCCGCCGCCCCGCAGACCCTGTGGGAGAAGGCCGGCGGCGGTCCCGGGGTCGCCGTCGCGGTCGGGCTGCTCGCGCTGACCCGGGTCGGCCAGCTCCTGATGATCTGGTGGCTGGGCGGCGCGTCGACGTCGCACGGCGGGGTGTGGCAGCGGTTGCTGGTCTGGGACGGCGGCTGGTTCCTGCGGGTGGCGAACAACGGTTACCCGCACGGCTACACCTACGACGAGAACCACGTGCTGCAGGCGAACGAGCTCGCGTTCTTCCCGCTGTACCCGTCACTGATCCGCGCGGTGTCGGCGCTCGGCGTGGCGCCCGGCACGGCCGCGGTCGCGGTGGCCTGGCTCGCCTCGATCGGCGCAGCGGTCGCGCTGCACCTGCTCGGCACCACGCTGTACGGCAAGCGGGCCGGGTGGGCGCTGGTGGCGATCTGCTGTTCGGCACCGGTGTCGGTGGTGCTGTCCATGGCGTACTCGGAAAGCCTGTTCCTGGCCCTCGTCGCCGGCATGCTGGCCGCCGCGCACCGCCGCGCCTGGCTGCCGGCCGCCGTACTCGGCCTCGGCGCCGCCCTGACCCGCCCGACCGGTGCCGCCGCCGCGATCGCCCTGGCGGTCGCCGCCGTGATGGCCCTCCGTGACGAACCCAACAGGATCAAACCGCTGGCGGCGGCCGCGACCGCGCTGGCCGGTGTCCCCCTGTTCCTGGGCTGGGTCGGCTGGCGGGTCGGCGACTGGACCGCCTGGTTCAAGATCCAGACGGCGGGGTGGGGCACGTCCTTCGACTACGGCCGCAGCACGGTCCGCTTCCTGCACGACACGTTCACCAGCGGCGACGGCTGGGTGCAGGTCAGTGTCGGCCTGATCCTGCTCGTCGCCCTGGCCGCCGCCGGCGTCGCCCTGGCCCAGAAACCGTGGCCGCCACTCGCGGTCTACGGCGTCGTCGCGATGATCCTCGTCTACGGCCAGGCCGGCTTCTACCACTCCAAGCCCCGCCTGCTGCTGCCCGTACTGTTGACCCTGCTGCCCGCAGTCCTCGCCGCCGCCCGCGCCCGCCCCCGGGTCGCGATCCTGTCGATCACCGCCTGGGCCGCCTTCGGCCTCTGGTACGGCGCCTACCTGATCACCGTCTGGCCCTACACGATGTGA
- the rnc gene encoding ribonuclease III has protein sequence MNDKRRRPPTLPLEEAFGVPFEADLLERALTHRSYAYENGGLPTNERLEFLGDSVLGVVITSALFHNHPDLPEGQLAKLRASVVNMHALADVARGLGDGGLGPHLLLGKGEETTGGRDKASILADTLEALLGAIYLEHGLETAGEVIHRLFDPLMAESAGRGAALDWKTSLQELTAALGLGVPDYVIEDSGPDHAKTFTAWVVVAGVRYGGSDGRSKKQAEQRAAAAAWRMLTERSEADGDDKPE, from the coding sequence ATGAATGACAAGCGCCGCCGTCCCCCCACCCTGCCCCTGGAAGAAGCCTTCGGCGTCCCGTTCGAGGCCGACCTGCTGGAACGCGCGCTGACCCACCGCTCGTACGCGTACGAGAACGGCGGGCTGCCCACCAACGAGCGCCTGGAGTTCCTCGGCGACTCGGTGCTCGGCGTGGTGATCACGTCGGCGCTCTTCCACAACCACCCCGACCTGCCCGAGGGTCAGCTCGCCAAGCTGCGGGCCAGCGTGGTCAACATGCACGCGCTCGCCGACGTGGCCCGCGGACTCGGCGACGGCGGCCTCGGCCCGCACCTGCTGCTCGGCAAGGGTGAGGAGACCACCGGCGGCCGGGACAAGGCGAGCATCCTGGCCGACACGCTGGAGGCGCTGCTCGGCGCGATCTACCTGGAGCACGGCCTGGAGACGGCCGGCGAGGTGATCCACCGGCTGTTCGACCCGCTGATGGCCGAATCGGCCGGCCGGGGCGCCGCGCTCGACTGGAAGACCAGCCTGCAGGAGCTGACCGCGGCCCTCGGGCTGGGCGTGCCCGACTACGTGATCGAGGACTCCGGGCCGGACCACGCCAAGACGTTCACCGCCTGGGTGGTGGTCGCCGGGGTCCGCTACGGCGGATCCGACGGGCGCAGCAAGAAGCAGGCCGAGCAGCGGGCCGCCGCGGCCGCCTGGCGAATGCTCACCGAGCGGAGCGAAGCAGATGGCGACGACAAGCCCGAGTAA
- a CDS encoding phosphate acyltransferase PlsX, producing MGRLVPEQWRSTGAPVPARERGTARIAVDLLGGDHAPAVVVDGALRAVTDDPSLHLTLVGPAEAADAVLAALHPAQRHRITAVPAGTAAEAVAAGLADALVSAGDTGQTVLAAARALGRRPGVRRPPLAAVLPTAAGRLVLLDVGSTVDPDEHTLVMHARLGAAYAAAVHDVPEPRVGLLTIGTEHGKGDRLRRTVAPLLEELPLRYAGLVEGGDVVHGFAADVVVTDGFTGNILLKALEAAHAGKRSDEVRAAVLLGVRGIVVVCHGAATGPDLAQGIAFAADLHRRDANAAMMSYNEVSHE from the coding sequence ATCGGGCGGCTCGTACCTGAGCAGTGGCGTTCCACCGGTGCCCCGGTTCCCGCACGGGAGCGGGGCACCGCGCGGATCGCCGTCGACCTCCTCGGCGGGGACCATGCTCCCGCCGTCGTGGTTGACGGCGCTCTGCGTGCCGTCACGGACGACCCGTCCCTGCACCTGACCCTCGTCGGCCCGGCCGAAGCCGCCGACGCGGTGCTCGCCGCCCTGCATCCGGCGCAGCGCCATCGCATCACCGCCGTGCCCGCCGGCACCGCCGCCGAAGCGGTCGCCGCCGGCCTGGCCGACGCCCTGGTCTCCGCGGGCGACACCGGCCAGACCGTGCTCGCCGCGGCACGCGCCCTGGGCCGCCGACCCGGAGTCCGCCGCCCTCCGCTCGCCGCCGTGCTGCCCACCGCCGCCGGCCGCCTCGTGCTGCTCGACGTCGGCTCGACCGTCGACCCGGACGAGCACACCCTGGTCATGCACGCCCGGCTCGGCGCCGCCTACGCCGCCGCGGTGCACGACGTCCCCGAGCCGCGGGTCGGCCTGCTCACCATCGGCACCGAACACGGCAAGGGCGACCGGCTGCGCCGGACCGTCGCGCCGCTGCTGGAGGAACTGCCGCTGCGCTACGCCGGCCTGGTCGAGGGCGGCGACGTCGTGCACGGCTTCGCCGCCGACGTCGTGGTCACCGACGGTTTCACCGGCAACATCCTGCTGAAAGCCCTGGAAGCGGCGCACGCCGGAAAACGATCCGACGAGGTGCGTGCGGCCGTACTGCTGGGTGTCCGCGGCATCGTGGTCGTCTGCCACGGCGCCGCCACCGGCCCGGACCTCGCCCAGGGCATTGCCTTCGCCGCCGACCTGCACCGCCGAGACGCCAACGCCGCAATGATGTCGTACAACGAGGTATCGCATGAATGA
- the rpmF gene encoding 50S ribosomal protein L32 produces MAVPKRKMSRSNTRSRRANWKATAVSTVACPQCKSPKLPHTACSVCGTYNGRQVLEV; encoded by the coding sequence GTGGCCGTCCCCAAGCGCAAGATGTCGCGCAGCAACACCCGCTCGCGCCGGGCGAACTGGAAGGCGACCGCGGTCTCGACCGTGGCGTGCCCCCAGTGCAAGTCGCCGAAGCTGCCGCACACCGCCTGCTCGGTCTGCGGCACCTACAACGGCCGTCAGGTCCTCGAGGTCTGA
- a CDS encoding DUF177 domain-containing protein, whose protein sequence is MPKSPQSHLDPRKPLVVDTTKLPRQPGATRALKQVVPAPADLGLELISVPEGSDLELDLSMTSVSEGVYVSGAVRGSLNGECGRCLNEIDRSFEVTIGEMFAYADSTTEETTDEDEVGRMQGDLIDLEPAVRDAVVLTLPTNPLCRPDCPGLCPECGVHFDDLPADHSHEEVDPRWAALRNLSSNEE, encoded by the coding sequence ATGCCCAAGTCACCGCAGAGTCACCTGGATCCCAGGAAGCCGCTGGTCGTCGACACGACGAAGCTACCGCGGCAACCTGGTGCGACGCGTGCCCTGAAACAGGTGGTTCCGGCACCGGCGGACCTCGGCCTGGAGTTGATCTCGGTCCCTGAGGGTTCCGACCTCGAGCTCGATCTGAGCATGACGTCGGTCTCCGAGGGGGTCTACGTCAGCGGTGCCGTGCGGGGCTCGCTCAACGGCGAGTGCGGCCGGTGCCTCAACGAGATCGACAGGTCCTTCGAGGTGACCATCGGGGAGATGTTCGCGTACGCGGACAGCACCACCGAGGAGACCACCGACGAGGACGAGGTCGGCCGGATGCAGGGCGACCTGATCGACCTGGAGCCGGCGGTACGGGACGCGGTGGTGCTGACCCTGCCGACCAATCCGCTCTGCCGGCCGGACTGCCCAGGGCTGTGCCCCGAGTGCGGGGTGCACTTCGACGACCTTCCCGCTGATCACAGTCACGAGGAAGTCGACCCCCGCTGGGCCGCTTTGCGCAATCTATCGAGTAACGAGGAGTAG
- the coaD gene encoding pantetheine-phosphate adenylyltransferase: MRRAVCPGSFDPVTNGHLDIIGRASRLFDEVIVGVLINQSKSGLFPVEERLELLSEVTAAYDNVRVMSFHGLLVDFCRDQGAAVVVKGIRAVSDFDYELQMAQMNIGLSGVETLFMPTNPLYSFLSSSLVKDVVKWGGDASAYLPDPVLARLVNRLKQN; the protein is encoded by the coding sequence ATGAGACGAGCGGTGTGTCCCGGCTCCTTCGACCCGGTCACCAATGGGCACCTCGACATCATCGGGCGGGCCAGCCGGCTCTTCGACGAGGTGATCGTCGGAGTGCTGATCAACCAGTCGAAGTCCGGACTCTTCCCGGTCGAGGAGCGCCTCGAACTGCTCAGCGAGGTGACCGCGGCGTACGACAACGTCCGGGTGATGTCCTTCCACGGGCTGCTCGTCGACTTCTGCCGGGACCAGGGCGCCGCCGTGGTGGTCAAGGGCATCCGCGCGGTCAGCGACTTCGACTACGAGTTGCAGATGGCGCAGATGAACATCGGGCTCTCCGGTGTGGAGACGCTGTTCATGCCCACCAATCCGCTGTACTCGTTCCTATCGTCCAGCCTGGTCAAAGACGTGGTCAAGTGGGGTGGCGACGCCTCGGCGTACCTTCCCGACCCGGTGCTGGCCCGGCTGGTCAACCGGCTGAAGCAGAATTAG
- the rsmD gene encoding 16S rRNA (guanine(966)-N(2))-methyltransferase RsmD, which produces MTRIIAGDHGGRRLQTLSGAQTRPTSDRVREAFFSALDTMTDLSGARFADLYAGSGAVGLEALSRGAEHVLLVESDSKAARVVRDNVVALKVGPAARLVTGKVLQVLADRPDGGPYDVVFADPPYAVGNDEMDTVQRALLAGGWLAPDAVVVFERSTRTEPLSWVDGLTGDRTRRYGETTLWYGRRS; this is translated from the coding sequence ATGACCAGGATCATCGCGGGTGACCATGGCGGCCGGCGGCTGCAGACCCTGTCCGGTGCGCAGACCAGGCCCACATCGGACCGGGTCCGGGAGGCTTTCTTCAGTGCTCTGGACACCATGACGGATCTGTCCGGAGCGCGGTTCGCCGACCTCTATGCCGGATCCGGCGCGGTCGGCCTGGAAGCGCTGTCCCGCGGTGCCGAACACGTCCTTCTGGTCGAATCGGACAGCAAGGCGGCCCGGGTCGTCCGGGACAACGTGGTGGCCCTCAAGGTCGGCCCGGCCGCGCGCCTGGTCACCGGAAAGGTGCTGCAGGTGCTCGCCGATCGCCCGGACGGGGGGCCGTACGACGTGGTCTTCGCCGACCCGCCGTACGCGGTGGGTAACGACGAGATGGACACAGTGCAACGAGCGTTGCTGGCCGGCGGCTGGCTGGCGCCGGACGCCGTGGTGGTGTTCGAGCGCTCCACCCGTACCGAGCCGCTGAGCTGGGTGGACGGCCTCACCGGCGACCGCACCCGGCGCTATGGCGAGACCACACTTTGGTACGGTCGCCGATCATGA